One Aegilops tauschii subsp. strangulata cultivar AL8/78 chromosome 7, Aet v6.0, whole genome shotgun sequence genomic window carries:
- the LOC109753769 gene encoding alpha carbonic anhydrase 7 encodes MRSARHLHLPVWALLLLLHFLAFVPAARAQQEIDDESEFSYVRGAKNGPENWGKIKEEWATCGTGRMQSPIHLSDRRASRAPHLGYLITAYAPAKASIVNRGHDIAVMFHGDAGSLWINDTLYHLSQVHWHSPSEHRLNGRRYSLELHMVHLSAENKAAVIGLLYDIGSPDDFLHKLEPYLRRMADMKEKEEKVGVVDPWVARGDGEAYYRYMGSLTTPACDEGVIWTVIKRVATVSSDQLKLLTDAVHDGFEMNARPLQKVNGRDIGLFCPDDDHERYYAAADH; translated from the exons ATGCGTTCAGCTCGCCACCTCCACCTCCCGGTCTGGGCCCTCCTTCTCCTCCTGCACTTCTTAGCCTTCGTCCCGGCAGCCAGAGCACAGCAAGAAATCG ACGATGAATCGGAGTTCAGCTACGTCCGCGGAGCCAAGAACGGGCCGGAGAACTGGGGCAAGATCAAGGAGGAGTGGGCGACGTGCGGCACGGGGAGGATGCAGTCGCCCATCCACCTCTCCGACCGCCGTGCCTCGCGCGCGCCCCACCTCGGCTACCTCATCACCGCCTACGCCCCCGCCAAGGCCTCCATCGTCAACCGCGGCCACGACATCGCGGTGATGTTCCACGGCGACGCCGGGAGCTTGTGGATCAACGACACCCTTTACCACCTCAGTCAGGTGCACTGGCACTCCCCCAGCGAGCACCGCCTAAACGGCCGCCGGTACAGCCTGGAGCTCCACATGGTTCACCTCAGCGCCGAGAACAAGGCTGCCGTGATCGGCCTCCTCTACGATATCGGCAGCCCGGACGATTTCCTGCACAAG CTCGAGCCTTACCTGCGGAGAATGGCAGACatgaaggagaaggaggagaaggtCGGCGTGGTAGATCCCTGGGTGGCGCGGGGAGATGGCGAAGCCTACTACCGGTACATGGGTTCCCTCACCACGCCGGCGTGCGACGAGGGGGTCATCTGGACCGTCATCAAGAGG GTTGCTACCGTCTCGAGTGACCAACTAAAGCTTCTTACCGACGCTGTGCATGAC GGCTTTGAGATGAACGCGAGACCCCTTCAGAAGGTGAATGGCAGAGATATCGGCTTGTTCTGCCCTGATGATGACCATGAACGCTATTACGCTGCTGCTGATCATTAA